cttagagcaacttccaatactgaaggggctccaggaaagctggggaggggctctggatcagggagtccagggagaggatgagggggaacggttttcagctgcaagaggggagattgagatgagatcttaggaagaaatgttttgctgtgagggtggggaggccctggcccagattgcccagagcagtggtggctgccccatccctggagggattcaaggccaggttggatggggcttggagcccctgatccagtgggaggtgtccctgcctgtgacagggaggtggaactggatgggctttgaggtcccttccaactcaaaccattccatgattacCACCACCCCAGGCACCCCCAACTTCCTGAGCCCATTTGTGCAGGATATGAGGGAGGGTGGAGAGGGACCTGGTTTGGGCAGGGGCTGAGCTTGTTGCTCCCTAACGGCCTTTTCCCCTCAGGCTGCAGCGAAGCGGCTCTGCCTGTCGCTCCGATGCCGGTGACGGGGAGCGGAGGAACCCCAGCCCAGGACCTGCGGCCGCTGAAGCGCAGACCAGTCCCAGGTGAGCTGAGCCCTAGCCTTGCCCCAGGGGGGTGACAGTGACCCCTGGGGTAGGGACAAGACCTACAGATCTGTCTCCTTCCAGGGAAGCACTACCAGTGCTCAAGCTATGGTTGCAAACTGGCCTTCCCCAGCATGCAGGAGCTGATGGACCACCTGAAAGTCCACTACAGACCCACGCAGTCCCTTGAGGGTAAGGCCATGGCTCTCTGCATTGATCGTTTTTAAGTTGGGAGGTGGCAAAGCAGGGCTTGAAGCTGAGGCTTCATTGTCCAGGAGATGCTACACAACATGGGCCAGGCATGCAGAGAGCATGGGAAGTGCTGGAGACCCTCCAGCCTTGGGGGTGCAGCCCAACCAGGCTGGTGCTGACTCTCAATCCCATTTTCTTGGTCAGGCAAAACCTTCCAGTGCCCGACGCTGGGCTGCACGGAGACTTTCCCCAGCATGCAGGACCTCATGGCCCACATGAAGGTGCACTACAAGCCAAACCGCTACTTCAAGTGAGTCCCGCTGGTCCCCATCCCCTGCCTTCTCCCTGCAGACACCTCCCGTGGCACatccttagagcagcttccaggactgaaaggggctgcaggaaggcaggggaggggctcttgatcagggagggaaggggtagaatgagagggaacagttttcagctggaagcggggagattgaggtgagatctcattggcatgaggtttaacacgaccaaatgccgggtcctgcccgtggggcacaacaaccctgagcagctacagactaggagaagtctggctggaaactgcctggaggagaaggacctgggggtgttggttgacagtgactgaccatgagccagcagtggcccaggtggccaagaaggccaatggcatcttggcttggatcagaaacagtgtggccagcagggccagggaggttcttctccctctggactcggcactggtgagaccgcttctcgaatcctgtgttcagttctgggcccctcaccacaagaaggatgttgaggctctggagcgagtccagagaagagcaacgaagctggtgagggggctggagaagaagaggagcgtctgagagagctgggggtgtttagcctggagaagaggaggctgaggggagacctcattgctctctccaactccctgcaaggaggttgtggagaggagggagctgggctcttctcccaagtgacaggggacaggacgagagggaatggcctcaagctccaccaggggaggttcaggctggacattaggaaaaaaaatttcatggaaagggtcattgggcactgtcagaggctgcccagggagggggttgagtcaccttccctgggggggtttaagggacgggtggatgaggtgctgagggacatggtttagtgattgatgggaatggttggacttgatgatcctgtcggtcttttccaacctagtgattctatgattctgtgagatctgaggaagaaatgttttcctatgaggttgctcagggaagtggttgctgccccatccctggaggtgttcaaggccaggttggatggggcttggagcaaccagatccagtgggaggtatccctgcccgtGGTAgagcttggaactggatgggctttgaggtcccttccaaccattccacgattctgtgatcctaGCTGAGGGCACCCGGCAGCTCCCAAACAGTCCCAAGCACACAGGTTTCCAGCTTTCAGACCCCCCCATctcagcagcaaagcccagcGCTGGGAAgaggggatgcagaggggaCTGACACCGCTTCCCTGGCCCTGCAGGTGTGAGAACTGCATGCTGCGCTTCCGGACACATCGCTCCCTCTTCAAGCACCTGCACGTCTGCTCCGACAGTGCCAgcagccccgcgccgccccccaAAGCCGACAAGCCCGTCCTGCCTGCTACCTCTGCCCTGGAGAAGGAGCCTGCGGCCAAGCCGACCGAGGGGCTGCCCAAACTCCTGAGCATTATCCGACCCCTGGAGAAAGAAGCCATCCTCCCCGGCGTGGACACTGCCCCAGCGGCCCCCGCCGCGCTCCCTACCAGCCTCCCTGAGCTGCCCGGCTCACTGGAGGCGCTGCCGCTGGTCTCGCCGACCCCCCACCCTTTCCCGCTGCTGGAGCCCAATCTTTTCGGGCCGTCGTCCTTGACTCGGTTCTCAGGGCCACCCCCGTCCTCGGTGCCGGGGCCGTTCCTGTCCTACATGCCCCCTTCGCCCTACAGCTTGCCCCAGCCCCCAGCGCAGCATCGCCTCCGGCCCTACGTGCCGGGCCACGGCCCCCCCGGCTCCAACGCCGTCTGGAGGAAAAGCCAAGGTGAGCACGCGGGGCTGTTTGGGCAAACCTTCTTCTGCTCCCACCTtgaccagcagctcctggagaagGA
Above is a window of Phaenicophaeus curvirostris isolate KB17595 chromosome 28, BPBGC_Pcur_1.0, whole genome shotgun sequence DNA encoding:
- the ZNF414 gene encoding zinc finger protein 414 → MTTTGQAMKTEKDEAVPTFSLGGRYTGEGPGCSEAALPVAPMPVTGSGGTPAQDLRPLKRRPVPGKHYQCSSYGCKLAFPSMQELMDHLKVHYRPTQSLEGKTFQCPTLGCTETFPSMQDLMAHMKVHYKPNRYFKCENCMLRFRTHRSLFKHLHVCSDSASSPAPPPKADKPVLPATSALEKEPAAKPTEGLPKLLSIIRPLEKEAILPGVDTAPAAPAALPTSLPELPGSLEALPLVSPTPHPFPLLEPNLFGPSSLTRFSGPPPSSVPGPFLSYMPPSPYSLPQPPAQHRLRPYVPGHGPPGSNAVWRKSQGMSVSPLLPCFGSGVTPGHSSNSRIVWEHTRGRYTCTQCPYSTASREEMTLHIEEHRKNPLPAGRLDAEMDFGVGLASFHAKLTPEMENSLYSQL